From a region of the Odoribacter splanchnicus DSM 20712 genome:
- a CDS encoding phage tail tape measure protein, translated as MASKSTINKRVNIYINGREVSNDIKSIRTEMQKAVNDIARMKRGSDEYNAKAKEIRTLKAIIQEHNQQLRTTEQRWSSLNNVANGLKKYSGIILSFVGSLTGATLGFQKCAEEAEKFEENLDNLSALTGLGGKNLSWLGDQAKEMSVKTTESGIKIKQSATDILDAFTKIGSQRPELLKNKEALAAVTEDAIILSEAAKIELEPATASLANVMNQFNEKSSSSRRIINELAAGSQTGSGDIQYLSNAIEKCGTSAYLMGMKTNQTIGVVEAIAPKFKDASQAGNSFDKVLLTMKDKQIGYQSGLFNMNDALDELQTRFAKGEKASDLFGKEHAKMAEVLVMAKDDVIRYTEAVTGTDKALEQAAKNTNNRAAKRAQAMNRLKLVMIDLGEKVAPAITMGTNAFTSFLTYLSKAPTLFRENKQLILALATAFVVLQGKTILATLASMKNRAAHLLEAAAKMKNATATAYLNTYAEQYRMTQGNVSRGVLKLRTSFSLLWKTIVANPVGAIVTGIYALITAVNFMEKHTDSAMRAEKLKNSILSKSETATKLATDANREFAKSISNVNRLSTEERQRLREQISDRIKLTEATLNQLKAEQAELKQTATKVGFWQTLKNSFLSGGFGEPSVNNYENFQKLQQNDALKNGQEAADEMNESIQKLEESNASLKSQLDDFNETFNAEINADKIGTKTITELQEKVNLYRTALENATLQSEEYERIQNKLIATEKQLNQAIKSRDINDTPLPSKDNKNPLQNKKLEAEQKLATAISQIRKKLYLENLTESEKEILQTQQQYNELIALCQQFGIDTIEVYNAYSEKIEAIIDRELENEVSASIAAQDRINQALMSSSEREKASVRQKYAELIALAEQYGIDTLALKEKMDEELASIKEDEEPQDIFGMSPEDWEDLEGKIGKAIQLAGQLADIWGQFNQIQADKEKKELQEYERSCNRKKELLNKQLNAGKISQEQYNARTSQLDADLEKKKTEIAKKQAKRDKAQSIFSAIISTAAAIAQALPNIPLSIIAGIMGAAQIAVIASQPLPEYAKGGLTDGAKMYIAGEAGQEWISPNWMLKDKTTGPIIQQLEMVRSGILSPEQLAPIRPDFQTMSAIPMYASGGFTSTGSMETNYYTTTTTTNQDNDTLMNINENIKILIEYLSDPRNRQAVISNDLLQKHNEEINMINRLKRL; from the coding sequence ATGGCATCTAAAAGCACAATTAACAAACGTGTAAACATTTACATCAACGGCCGGGAAGTCAGCAATGACATAAAATCCATCCGGACTGAAATGCAAAAGGCAGTCAATGATATTGCCCGTATGAAACGCGGCAGCGATGAATACAACGCGAAAGCCAAAGAAATCCGCACCCTTAAAGCCATTATCCAGGAACACAACCAGCAACTCCGGACAACGGAGCAACGGTGGTCTTCTCTAAATAACGTTGCCAATGGCTTAAAGAAATATTCCGGTATTATTCTTTCTTTTGTTGGTTCGCTCACCGGAGCAACATTAGGTTTTCAAAAGTGTGCCGAAGAAGCTGAAAAATTTGAGGAAAATTTGGACAACCTTTCTGCCCTGACCGGACTGGGAGGGAAAAATCTTTCCTGGTTAGGCGATCAGGCAAAAGAGATGTCTGTAAAAACAACAGAGTCCGGAATAAAAATCAAACAATCGGCAACTGATATTCTGGACGCCTTCACAAAAATAGGATCACAACGGCCGGAACTGCTCAAAAACAAAGAAGCTTTGGCTGCCGTAACGGAAGACGCTATTATTCTCAGCGAAGCTGCAAAGATAGAGCTGGAACCGGCAACAGCATCCCTAGCTAATGTCATGAATCAGTTCAATGAAAAATCTTCCTCCAGTCGCAGGATCATCAACGAACTAGCCGCGGGGTCTCAGACCGGTTCGGGAGATATCCAGTATCTTTCCAATGCAATAGAAAAATGCGGTACCTCTGCCTACCTCATGGGTATGAAAACCAATCAGACAATCGGTGTAGTCGAAGCTATTGCCCCGAAATTCAAAGATGCATCTCAGGCCGGTAACAGCTTTGACAAGGTATTGCTAACAATGAAAGATAAACAAATCGGTTATCAGTCCGGCCTGTTTAACATGAACGATGCATTGGATGAACTTCAAACCAGATTTGCTAAAGGGGAAAAAGCATCCGACCTTTTTGGAAAAGAACACGCGAAAATGGCTGAAGTTCTCGTTATGGCTAAAGATGATGTAATACGCTATACTGAGGCTGTTACCGGAACGGACAAGGCGTTGGAACAAGCAGCAAAAAATACGAACAACAGGGCAGCCAAACGCGCTCAGGCCATGAATCGTCTTAAACTGGTGATGATTGATCTCGGAGAAAAAGTAGCTCCGGCAATCACCATGGGAACCAATGCGTTCACTTCTTTCCTCACTTATCTTTCAAAAGCCCCGACGCTCTTCCGGGAAAACAAACAGCTTATTCTTGCTCTGGCTACTGCTTTTGTTGTCCTTCAGGGAAAAACTATTCTTGCTACGCTAGCTTCCATGAAAAACCGTGCAGCACATCTGCTCGAAGCTGCTGCAAAAATGAAGAATGCAACGGCAACAGCCTACTTAAATACCTATGCAGAACAATACAGGATGACTCAAGGAAACGTTTCCCGGGGAGTGTTGAAATTGCGGACTTCATTTTCCTTACTTTGGAAAACAATTGTTGCTAATCCAGTCGGAGCAATAGTTACAGGAATATATGCTTTGATCACTGCCGTGAATTTCATGGAAAAACATACCGATAGTGCCATGAGAGCCGAAAAACTCAAAAATAGTATCCTTTCCAAATCCGAAACAGCAACTAAACTAGCTACCGATGCAAATAGAGAATTTGCCAAATCAATCAGCAATGTTAATCGCCTCAGTACAGAAGAACGTCAACGTCTTCGGGAACAAATCAGCGATCGTATAAAATTGACAGAGGCCACATTAAACCAACTGAAAGCCGAACAAGCCGAATTAAAGCAGACTGCAACTAAAGTCGGATTCTGGCAAACACTAAAAAACAGCTTTCTCTCCGGTGGATTTGGTGAACCTTCCGTCAATAATTATGAGAATTTCCAAAAATTACAGCAAAATGATGCCTTAAAAAACGGTCAGGAAGCAGCTGATGAAATGAATGAAAGTATCCAGAAACTCGAAGAAAGTAACGCGTCACTTAAATCTCAATTAGATGATTTTAATGAAACATTTAATGCTGAAATAAACGCTGATAAGATTGGTACTAAAACTATTACAGAACTTCAGGAAAAAGTAAATCTGTATCGTACCGCTTTGGAAAATGCGACCTTACAAAGTGAAGAATATGAACGGATTCAAAATAAACTAATCGCAACTGAAAAACAACTGAATCAGGCAATCAAATCAAGGGACATAAACGATACTCCCCTACCATCAAAAGACAATAAAAATCCACTTCAAAACAAAAAACTAGAAGCCGAACAAAAGCTTGCCACTGCAATCTCTCAAATACGGAAAAAACTTTATCTGGAAAACCTTACAGAATCAGAAAAAGAAATTTTGCAAACTCAACAACAATACAATGAACTAATTGCTCTCTGCCAACAATTCGGGATTGATACAATAGAAGTGTATAATGCATACTCAGAAAAGATAGAAGCCATTATTGACAGAGAACTGGAAAATGAAGTTAGTGCATCCATTGCAGCACAAGACCGAATTAATCAGGCTTTAATGTCTTCCTCGGAACGGGAAAAAGCTAGTGTCAGGCAAAAATATGCGGAATTAATCGCACTTGCTGAACAATATGGAATTGATACTTTGGCTTTAAAAGAAAAAATGGATGAAGAATTAGCCTCCATAAAAGAAGACGAAGAACCACAAGATATATTCGGAATGTCACCCGAAGACTGGGAGGATCTGGAGGGGAAAATAGGAAAGGCGATTCAATTGGCCGGTCAATTAGCTGATATCTGGGGACAATTTAATCAGATTCAGGCCGATAAAGAAAAAAAAGAACTACAAGAATATGAAAGGAGTTGTAACCGAAAAAAAGAACTACTCAATAAACAGCTCAACGCCGGGAAAATAAGCCAGGAACAATATAACGCCCGTACCTCCCAACTGGATGCTGATTTAGAAAAAAAGAAAACTGAGATAGCTAAAAAACAGGCAAAACGTGACAAAGCGCAATCAATTTTTTCGGCTATAATTAGCACTGCTGCTGCAATAGCCCAAGCCCTTCCGAATATTCCATTATCTATTATTGCCGGTATTATGGGGGCTGCACAAATAGCAGTCATTGCCAGTCAGCCACTTCCCGAATATGCAAAAGGTGGTCTAACCGATGGCGCAAAAATGTACATTGCCGGAGAAGCCGGACAGGAATGGATTTCTCCCAACTGGATGCTGAAAGACAAAACAACCGGACCAATTATTCAACAATTGGAAATGGTCCGCTCCGGTATCTTATCTCCGGAACAACTGGCTCCGATCAGACCGGATTTTCAAACTATGTCTGCTATTCCAATGTATGCTTCAGGTGGATTTACATCTACCGGTTCGATGGAAACAAACTATTACACCACAACAACCACTACAAATCAAGATAATGACACATTGATGAATATCAATGAAAATATTAAAATCCTTATTGAATATCTTTCCGATCCACGTAATCGACAAGCAGTTATTTCCAACGATCTATTGCAAAAACACAACGAAGAAATAAACATGATAAATCGTTTAAAAAGGTTGTAA
- a CDS encoding tyrosine-type recombinase/integrase — protein MKRKKIVILPKLNDAGGNLSKKWFVYYSVRDPRTDKMERFKDHVGLSHPDESVRRERADKIIQELTVKLKKGWTPFLDDTEAIYEDQLQYKHVADIYGTQKAANATFRMFASQYIEEKKKEKLEEKTIQTYVSKLRMLTVWSEANKGQIDITAFDNALILEFFNYLVNKKKLATGTINDYRQIISSAFDFIKDQGKISENPVYNIPSGVDKDMAPRPVAEWDIEIFREAITKNDPQLWMAIEFETYCFLRPGKELRLLKIGDIDFARGLINVDRFRAKTNRERYATIPRHFMLKLRNIYQLQQYNRDYYVFGKEYKPGLTPLGKNNLKNRFNGFRTRLNMPDSYKLYSWKHTGNSLAADSDINMLALRDQNGHTSVQTTEIYLKHKLGVVNKEIQNKFPCLDTL, from the coding sequence ATGAAAAGGAAAAAAATAGTGATCCTGCCGAAATTGAACGATGCAGGTGGTAATTTGTCAAAAAAATGGTTTGTCTATTATTCTGTTCGTGATCCCCGGACGGATAAGATGGAACGTTTTAAGGATCATGTCGGTTTATCCCATCCGGATGAATCGGTACGGCGTGAACGTGCTGACAAAATTATTCAGGAACTTACTGTTAAATTGAAGAAGGGGTGGACTCCTTTTCTGGATGATACTGAAGCTATATATGAAGATCAACTTCAGTATAAACATGTGGCCGACATATATGGTACCCAAAAGGCTGCTAATGCTACTTTTCGAATGTTTGCATCTCAGTATATCGAGGAAAAGAAGAAAGAGAAACTGGAGGAGAAAACAATACAAACGTATGTTAGTAAATTACGGATGCTGACTGTATGGTCTGAAGCCAACAAAGGCCAGATTGATATTACAGCTTTTGATAATGCGTTAATCTTGGAGTTTTTCAATTATCTTGTAAATAAGAAAAAACTGGCAACCGGTACAATAAATGACTATCGTCAAATTATAAGTTCTGCTTTTGATTTTATAAAAGATCAGGGTAAAATCTCGGAGAATCCGGTTTACAATATTCCTTCAGGTGTGGATAAAGATATGGCACCGCGTCCGGTTGCTGAATGGGATATCGAGATATTCCGGGAAGCTATTACAAAGAATGACCCACAATTGTGGATGGCCATTGAATTTGAAACATATTGTTTTCTGAGACCAGGAAAGGAATTACGACTATTGAAGATCGGGGATATTGATTTTGCAAGAGGATTGATTAATGTGGATCGATTCCGGGCAAAAACGAATCGGGAACGTTATGCAACCATTCCACGACATTTTATGCTGAAACTGCGGAATATCTACCAATTGCAGCAATACAACCGGGATTACTATGTGTTTGGTAAAGAATATAAACCGGGACTTACACCACTTGGAAAGAATAATCTGAAGAACCGTTTTAATGGTTTCCGGACCCGATTAAATATGCCGGATAGTTACAAGCTGTACAGTTGGAAACACACCGGTAATTCACTGGCAGCAGACAGCGATATAAACATGTTGGCTCTACGCGACCAGAACGGACATACATCGGTACAAACCACAGAGATCTATCTGAAGCATAAACTCGGTGTTGTCAATAAGGAAATTCAAAACAAGTTTCCCTGTCTTGATACTTTGTGA
- the rbfA gene encoding 30S ribosome-binding factor RbfA, with amino-acid sequence MDSIRQNKVARLIQRDLSEMFQQECKEYTEGAMLSVTAVRVSPDLSYAKIYVSIFPSERVEAVMKSLEEKNKSIRFILGKKVGKQMRIVPELRFFVDDSLDYIDKIDELLK; translated from the coding sequence ATGGATTCGATAAGACAAAATAAGGTAGCACGCCTGATTCAAAGAGATTTAAGTGAGATGTTTCAGCAGGAGTGTAAAGAATATACAGAAGGAGCAATGTTGTCGGTAACAGCGGTACGGGTCAGTCCGGACCTTTCTTATGCCAAGATTTATGTCAGTATTTTCCCTTCGGAACGGGTGGAGGCTGTCATGAAAAGCCTGGAAGAAAAAAATAAAAGCATCCGGTTCATTTTAGGGAAAAAAGTCGGCAAACAAATGCGCATCGTGCCGGAACTTCGTTTCTTTGTCGATGACAGCCTGGACTATATCGACAAAATCGACGAATTATTAAAATAA
- a CDS encoding ABC transporter permease, translated as MKLSLFIAKRYLFSKKKQNAINIISVISVVGVAIGTSALVIILSVFNGIDLLLQKSADSFTPDLVISPLTGKFSHFDDSLYQALRNNSSVAYYNQIVEEKALVKYDDKLSPVTIKGVADDYARNTHFEDNIIQGTFQLKTGDTYKSVVGYGLAAELGIGLNFLTPMVFYYPDKNAGVSASALNTAYLYPSAFFSSQQEIEGQYVLTDLEFAQRLFGINDQISKIEIKLKDSKLIPEVKKELSDFTDTTYRLEDKYELNKAFYAMMKSEKLAVFMILLFILLIASFNIIGSISMLILDKKEDLGTYKALGMTNQRIISVFKTEGNLITMAGAVIGLVFGTLICLLQEKYGLITLGDGSYIITAYPVKIVFEDILLIVLAVLSIGYTASYFPVKYLVNKLAK; from the coding sequence ATGAAACTGTCTTTGTTTATTGCCAAACGCTATCTGTTTTCCAAAAAGAAACAGAATGCCATTAATATCATTTCGGTCATCAGTGTCGTTGGAGTTGCTATCGGAACTTCGGCATTGGTAATCATCTTATCTGTTTTCAATGGCATCGATCTGTTATTACAAAAGAGTGCGGACAGCTTCACCCCCGATCTGGTCATCAGTCCTCTGACAGGTAAATTCTCCCACTTCGACGATTCTTTGTATCAGGCACTTCGCAATAATTCGTCCGTTGCCTACTACAATCAGATCGTCGAAGAGAAAGCGCTCGTAAAATACGATGACAAGCTTTCGCCGGTAACGATCAAAGGAGTTGCCGACGACTATGCCCGTAATACCCATTTCGAGGATAACATCATACAAGGTACTTTTCAACTCAAAACCGGAGATACCTACAAATCGGTTGTCGGTTACGGTCTGGCTGCAGAATTAGGTATAGGTCTCAATTTCCTAACGCCTATGGTATTTTATTATCCGGATAAAAATGCCGGAGTTTCTGCTTCGGCTTTAAATACAGCATACCTGTACCCATCGGCTTTCTTTTCTTCCCAGCAAGAAATAGAAGGTCAATATGTACTTACAGATCTTGAATTCGCCCAACGTCTTTTCGGCATAAACGATCAGATTTCGAAGATCGAAATTAAACTGAAAGACAGTAAGCTGATCCCGGAAGTAAAAAAAGAATTATCCGATTTCACCGATACAACATATCGTCTGGAAGACAAATACGAATTGAACAAGGCCTTTTATGCTATGATGAAATCCGAAAAGCTGGCTGTCTTTATGATTCTTCTGTTTATCTTATTGATCGCTTCGTTCAACATTATCGGTTCAATTTCGATGCTCATCCTGGATAAAAAAGAAGACCTCGGTACTTACAAAGCTCTGGGAATGACAAATCAAAGAATCATTTCCGTATTCAAAACCGAAGGAAATCTTATCACAATGGCCGGCGCAGTCATTGGACTCGTCTTTGGGACGCTCATCTGTCTGTTACAGGAAAAATATGGATTGATCACACTCGGCGACGGGAGCTATATCATCACGGCCTATCCGGTCAAAATTGTTTTCGAAGATATTTTACTCATCGTGCTTGCCGTCTTATCGATCGGCTATACAGCCTCCTATTTCCCGGTAAAATATCTGGTGAATAAACTTGCCAAATGA